In Malus sylvestris chromosome 15, drMalSylv7.2, whole genome shotgun sequence, a single genomic region encodes these proteins:
- the LOC126602475 gene encoding putative receptor protein kinase ZmPK1, which yields MLDSFIGHMGTLFLIFLLSLAISPLPSSSASDTLRRGLSLSVEKPNDVLISPDGVFTAGFHQVGDNSFCFAIWFTEPSSNHYQNRAVVWMANRDQPVNGKYSKLSLQSSGNLILTDAGQSIVWATTTTSLSAAHLSLQNSGNLVLLNLDLVVLWQSFDFPTDTLLPHQPLTRNTMIVSMRSQSNFSSGFYKLFFDNDNLLRLLFDGVEISSVYWFEPWLTGQAAGRSTDNSSRTAVLDSLGNFTSSDSFTLMAADYGAGLQRRLTVDSDGNVRLYSREKPGDKWSVSAQVFSDPCKIHGVCGVNSVCSYDPFHGRKCSCIPGYKMKNHTDWYYGCEPQFNYTCNKGESTFFKLSKLEFFGYDYGYFENYTYTDCENLCLKLCNCKGFQYSRIPDRPIFSCYPKTVLLNGYRSPSFFGDLYLRVPKTHVSYYQKPQEEYRLSCLSRVVVGLNRNYVKSSVASSVKFLLWFAIGVGGFEIICILLVWGLLSNTTRRNSNEDMQGYVLAGTGFKRFSYAELKKATRGFSEEIGRGAGGIVYKGVLADQRVAAIKLLSEADQGEVEFLGEANTIGRLNHMHLIDMWGYCSEKKHKLLVYEYMEHGSLADKLSSNVLDWEKRFEIAVGTAKGLAYLHEECLEWVLHCDVKPQNILLDSDYQPKVADFGLSKLINRGGLENSSISRIRGTRGYIAPEWVYNQPITSKVDVYSYGIVVLEMLTGKNPTIGVGGVEGEQRGLINWVREKVDGSGGIGSRMGEIIDRSVGENYDVRKMEILLEVALRCVEEDKNARPTMTQVVEKLLRIHKHRDH from the coding sequence ATGTTGGATTCATTCATTGGTCACATGGGCACCttgtttctcatttttcttctttctctagcCATTAGTCCCCTTCCTTCGTCTTCAGCATCGGACACTTTGCGTAGAGGCTTATCCCTCTCTGTGGAGAAACCCAATGATGTCTTAATCTCACCGGATGGGGTTTTCACTGCCGGCTTTCACCAAGTTGGCGACAACTCATTTTGCTTCGCCATTTGGTTTACCGAGCCTTCTTCCAATCACTACCAAAACCGCGCGGTTGTTTGGATGGCGAATCGCGACCAACCGGTGAACGGGAAAtactcaaagctctcactccaAAGTTCTGGCAATCTCATCTTAACTGATGCCGGCCAGTCTATTGTTTGGGCAACAACCACTACGTCACTCTCGGCAGCTCACTTGTCCCTCCAGAACTCAGGCAATCTGGTTTTACTAAACCTTGATCTTGTCGTTTTATGGCAGAGCTTTGATTTTCCAACCGACACCCTTCTTCCACATCAACCGCTCACCCGAAACACAATGATTGTCTCCATGAGAAGCCAGAGCAACTTCTCCTCTGGCTTCTACAAGCTTTTCTTTGACAATGACAACCTTCTGCGTCTACTTTTCGATGGTGTTGAGATTTCAAGCGTATATTGGTTTGAGCCATGGCTTACAGGCCAGGCTGCTGGAAGGTCCACGGATAACAGCAGCAGAACTGCAGTGCTTGATTCGTTAGGCAACTTTACTTCGTCTGATAGTTTCACATTAATGGCAGCTGATTATGGTGCAGGATTGCAGAGAAGACTGACGGTTGATTCTGATGGAAATGTTCGATTGTATAGTCGAGAAAAGCCCGGAGACAAATGGAGCGTTTCAGCGCAAGTCTTCTCCGATCCATGTAAAATTCATGGCGTTTGCGGAGTTAACAGCGTCTGCAGCTACGATCCATTTCATGGTAGAAAGTGCTCTTGTATTCCGGGTTACAAGATGAAAAATCATACTGATTGGTACTATGGTTGCGAGCCTCAATTTAATTACACTTGCAACAAAGGTGAGTCAACTTTCTTTAAACTTTCAAAGCTTGAGTTTTTCGGGTATGATTACGGTTACTTTGAAAACTACACCTATACGGATTGTGAGAATTTATGCTTGAAACTATGTAACTGCAAAGGGTTCCAATACTCTCGCATCCCTGACCGACCGATATTTAGCTGTTACCCCAAGACGGTATTGCTCAATGGATACCGGTCCCCTAGCTTTTTTGGGGACCTGTATTTGAGAGTGCCTAAAACCCATGTTTCGTATTATCAAAAGCCCCAGGAAGAGTATAGGTTAAGCTGCTTAAGCAGAGTTGTTGTTGGTCTAAATAGAAATTATGTGAAGAGCAGTGTGGCTAGTTCAGTGAAATTCCTGCTCTGGTTTGCCATTGGAGTTGGCGGGTTTGAGATCATTTGTATCCTTTTGGTTTGGGGATTGTTAAGCAATACTACTCGGCGAAATTCCAACGAGGATATGCAGGGATATGTTCTTGCTGGAACAGGGTTCAAAAGATTTAGCTATGCCGAGCTTAAGAAGGCGACACGGGGCTTTAGTGAAGAGATTGGAAGAGGGGCTGGAGGAATCGTGTACAAAGGCGTGCTGGCTGATCAAAGAGTTGCAGCGATTAAGCTTCTCAGCGAGGCTGATCAAGGAGAAGTTGAATTTCTAGGTGAAGCTAACACAATTGGGAGGCTGAACCATATGCACTTGATTGACATGTGGGGATATTGCTCAGAGAAAAAGCACAAGCTTCTCGTTTACGAGTACATGGAGCATGGTTCCTTGGCTGATAAGTTATCTTCCAATGTTCTTGATTGGGAGAAGAGGTTTGAGATTGCTGTCGGGACAGCGAAAGGCCTTGCTTATCTGCACGAAGAGTGTTTGGAGTGGGTTTTGCACTGTGATGTTAAGCCTCAAAACATTCTCTTGGACTCAGATTACCAACCAAAGGTTGCAGATTTTGGACTCTCCAAGCTAATCAACAGGGGCGGCCTTGAAAACTCGAGCATTTCGAGGATACGAGGAACGAGAGGATACATTGCACCGGAGTGGGTGTACAACCAGCCGATTACGTCGAAAGTGGATGTTTACAGCTATGGGATTGTTGTGTTGGAGATGTTGACCGGAAAGAACCCTACCATTGGCGTTGGTGGCGTTGAGGGTGAGCAGAGAGGACTGATTAATTGGGTGAGGGAGAAGGTTGATGGAAGTGGTGGGATTGGATCAAGGATGGGAGAGATCATAGACCGTTCAGTTGGAGAGAATTATGATGTGAGAAAGATGGAGATTCTGTTGGAAGTAGCTTTGCGTTGTGTAGAGGAAGACAAAAATGCAAGACCTACCATGACCCAAGTGGTTGAAAAGCTCCTGCGGATTCACAAACACAGAGACCATTAA